From the genome of Actinacidiphila yeochonensis CN732, one region includes:
- a CDS encoding amidohydrolase family protein: MTESPSPRRTTAETATLLLCGAGLADGRTVDVLLSGPRIEAVGTAGSLAGPASSPSLSPSPTSSPVPAGPGGGPARGAEGARIDLRGYLLLPAPAEPHAHLDLALTAGGPPCDDADDVQRRAVEAALLHLGHGTTAVRSHVHVGDVHGLRSLEAVLQARRSLRGLVDVQTVAVPRLLTGAAGADGLAMLRDALKMGAAAVGGCPDLDPDPSGYTEAVLALAAEFGLPVDLHTAADDPARLARLAAMAGGLRPGVALGPCHGLAALAPDVLARTAERLAAAGVSVTALPQGRCALERAGRAGPYAVAPVRTLLAAGVTVTAGSGALADQANPVGRADPLEAAYLLAAHGACSPDRAYDLVSGRARALLGLPEVRVEAGFPAELLAVRGDGLAAVLSQGYSRLVVHRGRVVSRTSAVREFCDGGDAARDAGLDLPRQSPRKA, encoded by the coding sequence ATGACGGAGAGTCCCAGCCCCCGCCGCACCACCGCGGAGACCGCCACCCTGCTGCTGTGCGGCGCCGGCCTCGCCGACGGCCGGACCGTCGACGTCCTGCTGTCCGGCCCGCGGATCGAGGCCGTCGGCACCGCCGGCAGCCTCGCCGGCCCGGCCTCGTCCCCGTCCTTGTCCCCGTCTCCGACCTCGTCCCCGGTCCCGGCAGGTCCCGGGGGCGGGCCGGCGCGCGGAGCCGAGGGCGCCCGGATCGACCTGCGCGGCTACCTGCTGCTGCCCGCGCCCGCCGAGCCGCACGCCCATCTCGACCTCGCGCTGACCGCCGGCGGCCCGCCCTGCGACGACGCCGACGACGTCCAGCGCCGCGCGGTGGAGGCCGCGCTGCTGCACCTCGGCCACGGCACCACGGCGGTGCGCAGCCACGTCCACGTCGGCGACGTCCACGGGCTGCGCTCCCTGGAGGCGGTGCTCCAGGCCCGACGGTCGCTGCGCGGCCTGGTCGACGTGCAGACCGTCGCCGTGCCCCGCCTGCTCACCGGGGCGGCCGGCGCCGACGGGCTGGCCATGCTGCGCGACGCCCTGAAGATGGGCGCCGCCGCGGTGGGCGGCTGCCCGGACCTGGACCCGGACCCCAGCGGCTACACGGAGGCGGTACTGGCGCTGGCCGCCGAGTTCGGACTCCCCGTCGACCTGCACACCGCGGCCGACGACCCCGCCCGGCTGGCCCGGCTGGCCGCCATGGCGGGCGGGCTGCGCCCCGGCGTCGCGCTCGGGCCCTGCCACGGCCTGGCCGCGCTGGCCCCGGACGTCCTGGCGCGGACCGCCGAACGGCTCGCCGCCGCCGGGGTGTCGGTGACCGCGCTGCCGCAGGGCCGCTGCGCCCTGGAACGCGCCGGCCGGGCCGGGCCGTACGCGGTGGCGCCGGTGCGGACACTGCTGGCGGCGGGCGTCACGGTCACCGCGGGCAGCGGCGCGCTGGCCGACCAGGCCAACCCGGTGGGCCGCGCGGACCCCTTGGAGGCCGCCTACCTGCTGGCCGCACACGGCGCCTGCTCGCCGGACCGCGCGTACGACCTGGTCAGCGGGCGGGCCCGAGCCCTGCTGGGACTGCCCGAGGTACGGGTGGAGGCCGGCTTCCCGGCCGAGCTGCTGGCGGTGCGCGGGGACGGACTGGCCGCCGTGCTCTCCCAGGGCTACAGCCGGCTGGTGGTGCACCGCGGCCGGGTCGTCTCCCGCACCAGCGCCGTACGGGAGTTCTGCGACGGAGGCGACGCGGCGCGTGACGCCGGCCTCGACCTCCCTCGCCAGTCGCCCCGCAAGGCGTAG